In Mytilus galloprovincialis chromosome 1, xbMytGall1.hap1.1, whole genome shotgun sequence, the following are encoded in one genomic region:
- the LOC143053568 gene encoding uncharacterized protein LOC143053568 codes for MFLLVLLTVLFTISLCHGCSQRNTVSIEDNLKTSHLVIGATIIGENITFYKANVLCVIKNSKNLKERYVLIPKEGTHSDGLCFENNFEYYMKYILFLRELVPSAPLYRTYSAELPFSRLTEVKDICENSNICEEGKDSCFSGTGTTARYVWTIMCVPLLLMYFGYFT; via the exons ATGTTCCTGTTGGTTTTGTTAACAGTGCTGTTTACCATTTCCTTGTGTCATGGTTGTAGCCAGAGGAACACAGTATCTATTGAAGACAATCTTAAAACATCTCATCTTGTTATAGGTGCAACGATCATTGGTGAAAATATTACTTTTTATAAAGCAAATGTGTTATGTGTGATTAAGAACAGCAAGAACTTAAAAGAACGATACGTATTAATCCCAAAAGAAG gtaCTCATAGTGATGGtctttgttttgaaaacaatttcgAGTACTATATGAAGTACATACTATTCTTAAGAGAGCTTGTACCGAGTGCACCTTTATATAGAACGTACAGTGCCGAGCTTCCTTTTAGTAGACTCACAGAGGTTAAAGATATCTGTGAAAATTCAAACATATGCGAAG AAGGTAAAGATAGCTGCTTCAGTGGGACAGGTACTACAGCCAGATATGTGTGGACAATTATGTGTGTTCCTTTGTTACTGATGTACTTTGGATATTTTACATGA